A window of the Rhizobium viscosum genome harbors these coding sequences:
- a CDS encoding glycine betaine ABC transporter substrate-binding protein, whose amino-acid sequence MKTLWKALCAAAIVGISMLPARAEEKTINMGTLSWEDLTPITGITKKVLEDAGYTVKVTEFSEWGIAYAALSKGDIQVLASQTDYVAQDYWNKNKNRLEKISPVSHGLYQGIAVPKYVPIDTIEQLNENADKFGGKIIGIEPGSGLMRDASNAVKDYGLKLQLVEGSTAAMTAALKSAYDRQEWTAVTIWEPSWMVQKYPIKYLKDSKGVFPPPQSYYWIGHKGFSEENPHAREVMASVYVPLADITAINGAVNEGKTMDRAVQDWVGAHADLIKRWENIKKD is encoded by the coding sequence ATGAAGACTTTGTGGAAAGCGCTCTGCGCGGCCGCCATTGTCGGGATCAGTATGCTTCCCGCCCGTGCGGAAGAAAAGACCATCAACATGGGCACGCTGTCCTGGGAGGATCTGACGCCCATCACCGGCATCACCAAGAAAGTGCTGGAAGATGCCGGTTATACCGTCAAGGTCACGGAATTCTCCGAATGGGGCATTGCCTATGCCGCCCTTTCCAAGGGCGACATCCAGGTGCTTGCTTCGCAGACCGACTACGTGGCGCAGGACTACTGGAACAAAAACAAGAACCGGCTTGAAAAGATTTCGCCGGTCTCGCATGGCCTCTATCAGGGTATTGCGGTCCCGAAATACGTGCCGATCGACACGATCGAACAGCTTAATGAAAATGCCGACAAGTTCGGCGGCAAGATCATCGGGATCGAGCCGGGCTCGGGCCTGATGCGGGACGCTTCCAACGCCGTCAAGGATTACGGCCTGAAGCTGCAGCTCGTCGAAGGCAGTACCGCGGCCATGACCGCCGCGCTCAAGTCCGCCTATGACCGACAGGAATGGACGGCCGTGACAATCTGGGAGCCGTCATGGATGGTGCAGAAATATCCGATCAAATATCTCAAGGATTCCAAGGGCGTCTTCCCGCCGCCCCAGAGCTACTACTGGATCGGTCATAAGGGCTTTTCCGAAGAGAACCCGCATGCCCGTGAAGTCATGGCAAGCGTCTATGTACCGCTGGCCGACATCACGGCGATCAACGGTGCCGTCAACGAAGGAAAGACGATGGACCGGGCGGTTCAGGATTGGGTCGGCGCGCATGCAGACCTGATCAAGCGCTGGGAAAACATCAAGAAAGATTGA
- a CDS encoding NAD(P)/FAD-dependent oxidoreductase encodes MTRHVVKRLPVDTGISGWEAISQRRFPATVLDRDITADWLIIGGGFAGLSAARRLLQHRPEDKIVVLDARELAKGPAGRNSGFMIDVPHNLSSGEYSVADEASTKAEIVQNRLAISFAAGVAAEFGLPSETFDPSGKVNAAASDRGLALNDNYRRSLEKIGEDHRVLDADEMRRMTGTTYYRGGLYTPGAVMIQPADYIRGLARGLHERVSIFEHSPVLELSREGRHWKARSNRGSVSAPKVILGVNGHIESFGHFRGRLMHIFTYASMTSAFSQNEFGTDVTGVDRWALLPADPMGATVRKVTVNGRSRIVIRTRFTYDPGLRVSDRRVAGIAAEQRRSFDARFPQMESLPLEFSWAGALCLSRNHVPAFGEVEEGLYSACCENGLGTVKSTLAGMMAADLAAGVGSPQLDQYRNQPEPSRLPPEPFAWLGVNSVIRFQELRAGREG; translated from the coding sequence ATGACGCGGCACGTCGTCAAGCGACTGCCGGTCGACACCGGCATTTCGGGCTGGGAAGCGATCAGCCAACGCCGCTTTCCCGCCACGGTGCTCGATCGTGATATCACCGCCGACTGGCTGATTATCGGTGGCGGCTTTGCCGGGTTGTCAGCGGCACGCCGCCTCTTACAGCACCGCCCAGAGGACAAGATCGTCGTCCTCGACGCGCGGGAGTTGGCCAAAGGACCGGCAGGCCGCAATTCCGGCTTCATGATCGACGTGCCGCACAATCTGTCGTCGGGCGAATATTCGGTTGCGGACGAAGCCTCGACGAAGGCGGAAATAGTGCAGAACCGTTTGGCGATTTCCTTCGCAGCCGGTGTCGCAGCCGAGTTCGGGCTGCCCAGTGAGACATTCGATCCGTCCGGAAAGGTCAACGCGGCGGCCTCGGACAGAGGGCTGGCGTTGAACGACAATTATCGGCGCTCGCTGGAAAAGATCGGCGAGGATCATCGCGTTCTCGACGCGGACGAGATGCGTCGAATGACCGGGACGACCTATTATCGTGGCGGCCTTTATACGCCGGGCGCGGTGATGATCCAGCCGGCCGACTATATCCGTGGCCTGGCGCGTGGATTGCACGAGAGGGTTTCCATTTTCGAGCATTCACCGGTCCTGGAACTCTCGCGGGAAGGTCGTCACTGGAAGGCCCGCTCCAACCGTGGATCGGTCTCAGCACCCAAGGTTATACTCGGCGTAAACGGCCATATCGAAAGCTTCGGCCACTTTCGCGGGCGGTTGATGCACATCTTCACCTACGCATCCATGACATCAGCCTTTTCTCAAAACGAATTCGGCACCGACGTCACCGGTGTCGATCGCTGGGCGCTGCTGCCCGCCGACCCGATGGGCGCGACTGTCCGAAAGGTCACCGTGAATGGTCGCTCCCGCATCGTGATCCGCACGCGCTTTACCTATGATCCGGGCCTCAGGGTTTCCGACCGGCGTGTTGCCGGGATTGCCGCCGAACAGCGCCGGTCCTTTGATGCACGCTTTCCGCAGATGGAAAGCCTGCCCCTGGAGTTCAGCTGGGCGGGCGCACTGTGTCTCAGCCGCAACCATGTCCCGGCGTTCGGCGAAGTGGAGGAAGGGCTTTATTCGGCCTGCTGCGAGAACGGGCTTGGAACCGTCAAGAGCACGCTTGCCGGCATGATGGCCGCCGATCTCGCGGCAGGCGTCGGCAGCCCGCAGCTCGACCAATACAGGAATCAACCGGAGCCGAGCAGGCTGCCGCCGGAGCCTTTCGCATGGCTCGGCGTCAATTCGGTCATTCGGTTTCAGGAATTGCGTGCAGGCCGCGAGGGTTGA